The proteins below are encoded in one region of Oncorhynchus nerka isolate Pitt River linkage group LG15, Oner_Uvic_2.0, whole genome shotgun sequence:
- the LOC115143749 gene encoding dysbindin-like isoform X2, whose product MSSSGANLHNKRLPSETENAQRVPELDSAQQLKLRERQRFFEEVFQHDVDVYLSSAHLHIHDYKRPPIGSVSSMEVNVDMLEQMDLMDISDQEALDVFLNSGGDEGVLASPLPVVHGNNNNNEVISQGRSPHNTGGCVGKSRMSSTSSTSSTNSQNTNEDGRETPVVQSDDEDVNVGTLLLMGSTPGKDEKDRPIFSS is encoded by the exons CGGAGACAGAGAATGCTCAAAGAGTCCCAGAATTGGACTCAGCCCAGCAGCtgaaactgagagagagacagcgcttCTTTGAAGAGGTATTTCAGCACGATGTGGACGTCTACCTGTCCTCTGCCCATCTGCATATTCATGACTATAAGAGAC CTCCCATTGGCAGCGTCTCGTCCATGGAGGTGAATGTGGACATGCTGGAGCAGATGGACCTTATGGACATCTCTGACCAGGAGGCCCTGGATGTCTTCCTCAACTCTGGGGGGGATGAGGGGGTGCTGGCCTCCCCTCTGCCAG TAGTtcatggcaacaacaacaacaatgagGTCATCAGCCAGGGACGCTCTCCCCACAACACAGGTGGTTGTGTGGGGAAGTCCCGCatgtcctccacctcctccacttcctccaccAACAGCCAGAACACCAATGAGGATGGAAGGGAAACCCCTGTAGTCCAATCAGATGATGAGGATGTGAATGTCGGCACACTCTTGCTGATGGGATCAACCCCAGGGAAAGATGAGAAGGATCGGCCCATCTTCTCTTCATAG
- the LOC115143749 gene encoding dysbindin-like isoform X1 encodes MSSSGANLHNKRLPSETENAQRVPELDSAQQLKLRERQRFFEEVFQHDVDVYLSSAHLHIHDYKRPPIGSVSSMEVNVDMLEQMDLMDISDQEALDVFLNSGGDEGVLASPLPGKVVHGNNNNNEVISQGRSPHNTGGCVGKSRMSSTSSTSSTNSQNTNEDGRETPVVQSDDEDVNVGTLLLMGSTPGKDEKDRPIFSS; translated from the exons CGGAGACAGAGAATGCTCAAAGAGTCCCAGAATTGGACTCAGCCCAGCAGCtgaaactgagagagagacagcgcttCTTTGAAGAGGTATTTCAGCACGATGTGGACGTCTACCTGTCCTCTGCCCATCTGCATATTCATGACTATAAGAGAC CTCCCATTGGCAGCGTCTCGTCCATGGAGGTGAATGTGGACATGCTGGAGCAGATGGACCTTATGGACATCTCTGACCAGGAGGCCCTGGATGTCTTCCTCAACTCTGGGGGGGATGAGGGGGTGCTGGCCTCCCCTCTGCCAGGTAAAG TAGTtcatggcaacaacaacaacaatgagGTCATCAGCCAGGGACGCTCTCCCCACAACACAGGTGGTTGTGTGGGGAAGTCCCGCatgtcctccacctcctccacttcctccaccAACAGCCAGAACACCAATGAGGATGGAAGGGAAACCCCTGTAGTCCAATCAGATGATGAGGATGTGAATGTCGGCACACTCTTGCTGATGGGATCAACCCCAGGGAAAGATGAGAAGGATCGGCCCATCTTCTCTTCATAG